One window of Solidesulfovibrio fructosivorans JJ] genomic DNA carries:
- the groL gene encoding chaperonin GroEL (60 kDa chaperone family; promotes refolding of misfolded polypeptides especially under stressful conditions; forms two stacked rings of heptamers to form a barrel-shaped 14mer; ends can be capped by GroES; misfolded proteins enter the barrel where they are refolded when GroES binds), whose protein sequence is MAAKEILFDAKAREKLKHGVDKLANAVKVTLGPKGRNVVIEKSFGSPIITKDGVTVAKEVELEDKFENMGAQMVKEVASKTSDIAGDGTTTATILAQAIFTEGVKLVAAGRNPMAIKRGIDKAVESVVAELEALAKPTRDQKEIAQVGTISANSDATIGNIIAEAMNKVGKEGVITVEEAKGMETTLDVVEGMQFDRGYLSPYFVTDPERMVCELDEPLILINEKKISSMKDLLPVLEQVAKMSRPLLIVAEDIEGEALATLVVNKLRGTLQVCAVKAPGFGDRRKAMLEDIAILTGGQAVSEDLGIKLENITLVDLGKAKRVLVDKENTTIVDGSGDADKIKARVKQIRAQIEETTSSYDKEKLQERLAKIVGGVAVINVGAATETEMKEKKARVEDALNATRAAVEEGIVPGGGVALVRCVKNLPDLKPADDDEHAGIEIVLRAIEEPLRQISGNAGFEGSIVVAKVRDGKEGFGFNAATGEYEDLIKAGVIDPKKVTRIALQNSSSVAGLLLTTEAAICEKPEPKKDMPPMPGGGMGGMGGMY, encoded by the coding sequence ATGGCTGCCAAAGAGATTCTGTTCGACGCCAAAGCGCGCGAGAAGCTGAAACACGGTGTTGACAAGCTGGCCAACGCCGTCAAGGTCACCCTTGGACCCAAGGGCCGCAACGTGGTCATCGAGAAGTCCTTCGGCTCCCCGATCATCACCAAGGACGGCGTGACCGTGGCCAAGGAAGTCGAGCTCGAGGACAAGTTCGAGAACATGGGCGCCCAGATGGTCAAGGAAGTCGCTTCCAAGACCTCCGACATCGCCGGCGACGGCACCACCACCGCCACCATCCTGGCCCAGGCCATTTTCACCGAGGGCGTCAAGCTCGTGGCCGCCGGCCGCAATCCCATGGCCATCAAGCGCGGCATCGACAAGGCCGTCGAGTCCGTCGTCGCCGAGCTCGAAGCCCTGGCCAAGCCCACCCGCGACCAGAAGGAAATCGCCCAGGTCGGCACGATTTCCGCCAACTCCGACGCCACCATCGGCAACATCATCGCCGAGGCCATGAACAAGGTCGGCAAGGAAGGCGTCATCACCGTCGAGGAAGCCAAGGGCATGGAAACCACCCTTGACGTCGTCGAAGGCATGCAGTTCGACCGCGGCTACCTGTCCCCCTACTTCGTCACCGATCCCGAGCGCATGGTCTGCGAGCTCGACGAGCCGCTGATTCTCATCAACGAGAAGAAGATCTCCTCCATGAAGGACCTGCTGCCGGTCCTCGAGCAGGTCGCCAAGATGTCCCGTCCGCTTTTGATCGTGGCCGAGGACATCGAGGGCGAGGCCCTGGCCACCCTGGTCGTCAACAAGCTGCGCGGCACCCTGCAGGTTTGCGCCGTCAAGGCCCCGGGCTTCGGCGACCGCCGCAAGGCCATGCTGGAAGACATCGCCATCCTGACCGGCGGCCAGGCCGTGTCCGAAGACCTCGGCATCAAGCTGGAAAACATCACCCTGGTCGACCTCGGCAAAGCCAAGCGCGTCCTCGTCGACAAGGAGAACACCACCATCGTCGACGGCTCCGGCGACGCCGACAAGATCAAGGCCCGGGTCAAGCAGATCCGCGCCCAGATCGAGGAGACCACCTCCAGCTACGACAAGGAGAAGCTCCAGGAGCGCCTGGCCAAGATCGTCGGCGGCGTTGCCGTCATCAACGTCGGCGCGGCCACCGAGACCGAGATGAAGGAGAAGAAGGCCCGCGTCGAGGACGCCCTGAACGCCACCCGCGCGGCCGTCGAGGAAGGCATCGTTCCTGGCGGCGGCGTCGCCCTGGTGCGTTGCGTCAAGAACCTGCCCGACCTCAAGCCGGCCGACGACGACGAGCATGCCGGCATCGAGATCGTGCTGCGCGCCATCGAGGAGCCGCTGCGCCAGATTTCCGGCAATGCCGGCTTCGAAGGCTCCATCGTCGTGGCCAAGGTGCGCGACGGCAAGGAAGGCTTCGGCTTCAACGCCGCGACCGGCGAGTACGAGGACCTGATCAAGGCCGGTGTCATCGACCCGAAGAAGGTCACCCGCATCGCCCTGCAGAACTCCTCTTCCGTGGCCGGCCTGCTCCTGACCACCGAGGCGGCCATCTGCGAAAAGCCCGAGCCCAAGAAGGATATGCCCCCGATGCCCGGCGGCGGCATGGGCGGCATGGGCGGCATGTACTAG
- a CDS encoding YidH family protein, which translates to MPESAPKADTVHDAPPYDLTNPQVLLAWQRNHLANERTFLAWCRTGLALFGFSFVIERFDFFIRQIQNVPMFAGMAQKHFHTEAITLSTFAVGVLVMVVATWRFWYIRRCINKGARTFSVTPDIIFTAAVVGIIIGLFSVFWHLIVQK; encoded by the coding sequence ATGCCGGAATCCGCGCCCAAGGCCGACACGGTCCACGACGCCCCGCCCTACGACCTCACCAATCCCCAGGTGCTTCTCGCCTGGCAGCGCAACCACCTGGCCAACGAACGCACCTTCCTGGCCTGGTGCCGCACGGGGCTGGCCCTTTTCGGCTTCAGCTTCGTCATCGAGCGCTTCGACTTCTTCATCCGGCAGATCCAAAACGTGCCCATGTTCGCCGGCATGGCCCAAAAACACTTCCACACCGAGGCCATAACGCTTTCCACCTTCGCCGTGGGCGTGCTGGTCATGGTCGTGGCCACCTGGCGTTTCTGGTACATCCGGCGTTGCATCAACAAGGGAGCCAGGACCTTTTCCGTCACCCCGGACATCATTTTCACCGCCGCCGTGGTCGGCATCATCATCGGCCTTTTTTCCGTGTTCTGGCATCTGATCGTCCAGAAATGA
- a CDS encoding PDC sensor domain-containing protein, producing the protein MRPAMGLFTVCVLAVLLVAPPARAAETNPLARAVILEAAGRLDSQLAAVSGSARALGAAYAAVWRDTPAPPPEVRAKYLQSYAVKDGVVAFRDASGPCGTDPQAMAPCQALFFYNGENFTDETFRALAAMTRLAPAMAAAYDAMPFSWVYLTTPGQEFAIYPYLPLSRALDNYQPTQKGFYTAADFEKKACGWESPYLDLAGAGMMVTASCPVYDGDRLLGVASRDVTLAQLSKDVMADLAAIPGAQAILMNRRGKAIAASDPKVADCIVAENAKAGDAVVYFRADRGLAALGQEKNVDSPDDSLNDAAETVIERSETERKWPIVFSRAKDTVLAARLNTTGWYLVLVLPHKVAR; encoded by the coding sequence ATGCGTCCAGCCATGGGTCTTTTCACCGTCTGCGTCCTTGCCGTCCTGCTCGTCGCCCCGCCCGCCCGGGCGGCCGAGACCAACCCCCTGGCCAGGGCCGTGATCCTGGAGGCCGCCGGCCGGCTCGACAGCCAGCTCGCGGCCGTTTCCGGCAGCGCCAGGGCCCTTGGCGCTGCCTATGCCGCCGTATGGCGCGACACCCCGGCCCCGCCCCCGGAAGTGCGGGCCAAATACCTGCAGAGCTACGCCGTCAAGGACGGCGTGGTGGCCTTCCGCGACGCCTCCGGGCCGTGCGGGACCGATCCGCAGGCCATGGCCCCCTGCCAGGCGCTTTTTTTCTACAACGGCGAGAACTTCACCGACGAGACTTTCCGCGCCCTGGCGGCCATGACCAGGCTGGCCCCGGCCATGGCCGCCGCCTACGACGCCATGCCCTTTTCCTGGGTCTACCTGACCACGCCCGGCCAGGAGTTCGCCATCTACCCCTACCTGCCCCTCTCCCGCGCCCTGGACAATTACCAACCCACCCAGAAAGGCTTCTACACGGCGGCCGATTTCGAGAAGAAGGCCTGCGGCTGGGAATCGCCCTACCTCGATCTGGCCGGAGCCGGCATGATGGTCACGGCCTCGTGCCCGGTCTACGACGGGGACAGGCTTCTCGGCGTGGCCTCGCGCGACGTGACCCTGGCCCAGTTGTCCAAGGACGTCATGGCCGATCTGGCCGCCATTCCCGGCGCCCAGGCCATCCTCATGAACCGGCGCGGCAAGGCCATCGCGGCAAGCGACCCGAAGGTGGCGGATTGCATCGTCGCCGAAAACGCCAAGGCCGGCGACGCGGTGGTCTATTTCCGGGCCGACCGGGGACTTGCCGCTCTCGGCCAGGAAAAAAACGTGGACAGTCCCGACGACAGCCTCAACGATGCGGCCGAGACGGTCATCGAACGGTCCGAAACCGAACGGAAATGGCCCATTGTATTTTCCAGGGCCAAGGACACGGTGCTGGCCGCGCGACTCAACACCACAGGCTGGTACCTGGTGCTGGTGTTGCCCCACAAGGTGGCCAGATGA
- the groES gene encoding co-chaperone GroES, giving the protein MKLKPLGDRVLVKRLEQEEVTKGGIIIPDSAKEKPMKGEVVAVGPGKLDDKGDHMKMHVEKGDLVLFNKYAGTEIKLDDEELLVMREDDILAVIEA; this is encoded by the coding sequence ATGAAGCTCAAACCCTTAGGCGATCGCGTGCTTGTCAAACGGCTGGAACAGGAGGAAGTCACCAAGGGGGGCATCATCATCCCCGACTCCGCCAAGGAAAAGCCCATGAAGGGCGAAGTCGTCGCCGTCGGCCCGGGCAAGCTCGACGACAAGGGCGATCACATGAAGATGCACGTCGAAAAGGGCGATCTGGTCCTTTTCAACAAGTACGCCGGCACCGAGATCAAGCTCGACGACGAAGAGCTGCTCGTGATGCGCGAGGACGACATCCTGGCCGTCATCGAGGCCTAA
- a CDS encoding cobyric acid synthase has translation MSESFPHGGNLRALAATAGRDPADILDASASINPLGPPPWLRQVLSAATGELVHYPDPDATALIAAAAERYGAPASHFVAGGGTSEILYALPRATGLARAVIPTPCYADYATAAHKSGMDIRRVPAVEFDDFAVHLDRIEGVLRSPSLVMLGSPGNPTGKVLPADAIVDMASRHPQCLFLVDEAFADFVPGFASLAGADRPHNVAVLLSLTKSFAIPGLRLGLLAASPDLAGWVRSKLPPWSVNTLAQAVGARGLADKNYLEAIRQALPGLRQRLADGLTRLGFTVLPGAANFLLARLPAEAPSSGEVCRRALTGHGVALRDCANFHALSDRFLRVAVRKEDETDRILAALAGVLDSPLAPSFAPKRGTPALMVQGTASNAGKSVLCAGLCRALARRGLRVAPFKSQNMSLNSGVTADGLEMGRAQIVQARACRLAPDARMNPVLLKPTSDVGSQVIVLGKPVGVMRVGEYIKYKPQAFAAARDAYDALAADVDVMVLEGAGSPAEVNLQAHDMVNMAMAAHAGAKVLLAADIDRGGAYAALLGTMECLAEADRARVAGYLLNRFRGDPSLLDPANAFLRRATGRDVVGVVPWIDNLGLPEEDSVTFKDGGTLPTAPPDDPDRLDIAVVDLPRVSNFTDLDALAVEPDVHLRRVRGVSELGRPDAVILPGSKNTLADLAWLGETGLGAAITALAGEGTTEVVGICAGLQMLGTAVADPLGLESGRKREEGLGLLGISTELAAAKTLAATRAVHADSKLALRGYEIHHGLTVPDNATPPHLAVTREDGSPLGYARPDGRVWGAYLHGIFDADAFRRHFLNTLRRRRNLAPIAHRTPYDLEPALDRLADVLEAHLDLPALLRRVGL, from the coding sequence ATGAGCGAGTCCTTTCCCCACGGCGGCAATCTCCGCGCCCTGGCGGCAACGGCCGGGCGCGATCCGGCCGACATCCTCGACGCCTCGGCCAGCATCAATCCGCTGGGGCCGCCGCCCTGGCTGCGCCAGGTCTTAAGCGCCGCCACGGGCGAGCTTGTCCATTACCCGGACCCGGACGCGACCGCGCTCATCGCCGCCGCCGCCGAGCGTTACGGCGCGCCGGCCTCCCATTTCGTGGCCGGCGGCGGCACGAGCGAGATCCTCTACGCCCTGCCCCGCGCGACCGGCCTGGCCCGGGCCGTGATCCCCACGCCCTGCTACGCCGACTACGCCACGGCCGCCCACAAGTCCGGCATGGACATCCGCCGGGTGCCGGCCGTGGAGTTCGACGACTTCGCCGTCCACCTCGACCGGATCGAAGGCGTGCTGCGCTCGCCCTCCCTGGTCATGCTCGGCAGCCCCGGCAACCCCACCGGAAAGGTCCTCCCCGCTGACGCCATCGTGGACATGGCCTCGCGCCATCCCCAATGCCTGTTCCTGGTGGACGAGGCCTTCGCCGACTTCGTGCCGGGCTTTGCCTCGCTTGCCGGCGCGGACCGGCCGCACAACGTGGCCGTGCTCCTCTCGCTCACCAAATCCTTCGCCATCCCCGGACTGCGCCTGGGGCTCCTCGCCGCCAGCCCCGACCTGGCCGGTTGGGTGCGCAGCAAGCTCCCGCCCTGGTCGGTCAACACCCTGGCCCAGGCCGTGGGCGCGCGGGGCCTAGCCGACAAAAACTACCTGGAAGCGATCCGGCAAGCCCTGCCCGGATTGCGCCAGCGCCTTGCCGACGGACTCACGCGGCTCGGCTTTACGGTCCTGCCCGGCGCGGCCAATTTCCTTTTGGCCCGGCTTCCGGCCGAAGCCCCCTCTTCGGGCGAGGTCTGCCGCCGGGCGCTCACCGGGCACGGCGTGGCCCTTCGCGACTGCGCCAACTTTCATGCCCTGTCCGACCGCTTCCTCCGGGTGGCCGTGCGAAAAGAGGACGAGACCGACCGCATCCTGGCCGCCCTGGCCGGGGTGCTCGATTCCCCCCTGGCCCCGTCCTTCGCCCCAAAGCGCGGGACGCCGGCGCTCATGGTCCAGGGCACGGCCTCCAATGCCGGCAAATCCGTGCTCTGCGCCGGGCTGTGCCGGGCGCTTGCCCGCCGGGGGCTTCGGGTCGCGCCGTTTAAATCCCAGAACATGTCGCTCAATTCCGGGGTCACGGCCGATGGGCTGGAGATGGGCCGGGCGCAGATCGTCCAGGCCAGGGCCTGCCGCCTCGCCCCGGACGCGCGCATGAACCCGGTGCTTTTAAAACCCACCTCCGACGTCGGCTCCCAGGTCATTGTCCTTGGCAAGCCCGTCGGCGTCATGCGGGTGGGCGAATACATCAAGTATAAGCCCCAGGCCTTCGCCGCGGCCAGGGACGCCTACGACGCGCTTGCCGCGGATGTGGACGTGATGGTGCTGGAGGGAGCCGGCAGCCCGGCCGAGGTCAATTTGCAGGCCCATGACATGGTCAACATGGCCATGGCCGCCCATGCCGGGGCGAAGGTGCTGCTCGCGGCGGACATCGACCGGGGCGGGGCCTACGCGGCGCTGCTCGGCACCATGGAGTGCCTGGCCGAAGCCGACCGAGCCCGGGTGGCCGGCTACCTGCTCAACCGCTTCCGGGGCGACCCGTCGCTGCTCGACCCGGCCAACGCCTTTTTGCGCCGGGCCACGGGCAGGGATGTCGTCGGCGTCGTGCCCTGGATCGACAACCTCGGCCTGCCGGAAGAGGATTCCGTCACCTTCAAGGACGGAGGAACCCTCCCGACCGCGCCCCCGGACGATCCCGACCGCCTCGACATCGCGGTCGTGGATTTGCCGCGCGTGTCCAACTTCACCGACCTGGACGCCCTGGCCGTGGAACCGGACGTCCATCTCCGCAGGGTGCGCGGGGTAAGCGAACTGGGACGGCCGGACGCCGTGATCCTGCCCGGCAGCAAGAACACCCTGGCCGATCTGGCCTGGCTTGGCGAAACCGGGCTGGGCGCGGCGATCACCGCCCTGGCCGGAGAAGGGACAACGGAAGTCGTGGGCATCTGCGCCGGCCTGCAAATGCTCGGCACGGCCGTGGCCGATCCGCTGGGACTTGAATCGGGCCGGAAGCGGGAGGAAGGGCTGGGACTCCTTGGGATCAGCACGGAACTGGCCGCCGCCAAGACCCTGGCCGCCACCCGGGCCGTGCACGCGGATTCAAAGCTGGCGCTTCGCGGTTACGAGATCCACCACGGCCTGACCGTGCCCGACAACGCCACGCCGCCCCACCTCGCCGTGACCCGCGAAGACGGCTCGCCCCTGGGCTATGCCCGGCCGGACGGGCGCGTCTGGGGGGCGTATCTGCACGGCATCTTCGACGCCGACGCCTTCCGACGCCATTTCCTCAACACCCTGCGCAGGCGACGAAACCTTGCCCCCATCGCCCACCGCACGCCCTACGACCTGGAACCGGCCCTCGACCGGCTGGCCGACGTGTTGGAGGCCCACCTCGACCTCCCCGCGTTGCTGCGCAGGGTTGGTCTGTAA